CACCAAAAAATTGAGAACCCTGTCCTTTTTTTCAAAATTCTTCAATTGGCTGGAAGAGAGAACTAAACGTAAAACAACTCTAATTGAAAAGTATGAATTTATAGGTCTAATTCTTTTTGTTGCAATTCCATTTCCGACGACAGGTGCCTGGACCGGTTCTTTTGCCGCTAGCATCTTCAAGATGAGATTTACAAGGGCCTTTCTTGCGATCACACTAGGGGTTATTATTGCGGCTATTATTGTGAGTTTAATATCCTGGAGTGGGTTTTCGTTATTTAAATCATAGCCGATGAGATTTGAATTAGTAAGCAATTATAGGCCCATGGGAGATCAG
This window of the Candidatus Kaelpia imicola genome carries:
- a CDS encoding small multi-drug export protein, whose product is MKNIVWVILVAAAPVLELRGAIPLAIKMGLDPYEVFLFSVIGNILPVPILLFVFSPITKKLRTLSFFSKFFNWLEERTKRKTTLIEKYEFIGLILFVAIPFPTTGAWTGSFAASIFKMRFTRAFLAITLGVIIAAIIVSLISWSGFSLFKS